A DNA window from Paraclostridium bifermentans contains the following coding sequences:
- a CDS encoding RnfABCDGE type electron transport complex subunit G: MKDIFRLGAILFVICAVASLMLSLTNNITAPVIEQRNIQANNESRQEVLKAAEEFSEVKDVKGDLIEEVYQGTKGGEVVGYTIKTTPKGYGGKVEVMVGISNDGKISGVKIGNHSETPGLGSKSADPSFKDQYNGKSTKTPLNIVKGNASNENDIVAISGATITSKAVTAGVNAAMDVYEQKLISINGTGE; encoded by the coding sequence ATGAAGGATATATTTAGATTAGGGGCTATATTATTTGTAATATGTGCGGTAGCATCACTTATGCTAAGCTTAACAAATAATATAACTGCACCAGTTATAGAACAAAGAAATATTCAAGCTAATAATGAATCTAGACAAGAAGTTCTTAAAGCTGCTGAAGAATTTAGTGAAGTAAAAGATGTAAAGGGTGATTTAATAGAAGAAGTTTACCAAGGTACAAAAGGTGGAGAAGTAGTTGGATATACTATAAAGACAACGCCTAAAGGTTATGGAGGTAAAGTTGAAGTTATGGTTGGAATTTCTAATGATGGTAAAATCTCAGGAGTAAAAATAGGTAACCATTCAGAAACACCAGGACTTGGATCAAAGTCAGCAGATCCTTCATTTAAAGATCAATATAATGGGAAAAGCACTAAAACTCCATTAAACATAGTAAAGGGAAATGCTAGCAATGAAAATGATATAGTGGCTATATCTGGAGCAACTATAACTTCTAAAGCTGTAACAGCTGGTGTAAATGCAGCTATGGATGTATATGAACAAAAACTTATATCAATTAATGGAACGGGGGAATAA